The Sphingobium sp. BYY-5 genome contains a region encoding:
- a CDS encoding lysophospholipid acyltransferase family protein — translation MAGARRLLRIGALAGSLLVCLIPHLCWRLVRRPSPWPRRFLALAARSVGARVRTEGRTPRGDMFLLANHVSWIDILALGGATGAAFVSKDDVARWPVIGWLAAQNNTLFVSREKRGALTVQLEALRAALSGHQPVALFPEGTTGDGHSLLPFKPSLLSVLLPPPRAMMIQPVHIDYGAACDDIAWQGDEAAGANARRVLGRQGVVNVTLRFLEPFDPTTCADRKAIAAIAHERIAQSMARHDIATHQRPSASALPPV, via the coding sequence TTGGCCGGTGCCCGTCGCCTGTTGCGGATCGGTGCGCTGGCCGGCAGCCTGCTGGTCTGCCTGATCCCCCATCTATGCTGGCGGCTGGTGCGCCGCCCTTCCCCATGGCCGCGCCGCTTCCTGGCGCTTGCCGCACGATCAGTCGGCGCGCGCGTGCGAACAGAAGGACGCACGCCGCGCGGCGACATGTTCCTGCTAGCCAATCATGTAAGCTGGATTGACATATTGGCGCTGGGCGGCGCGACAGGTGCCGCCTTCGTTTCCAAGGACGATGTGGCGCGCTGGCCAGTCATCGGCTGGTTGGCGGCCCAGAACAACACCTTGTTCGTCTCACGCGAAAAGCGGGGCGCACTGACGGTGCAGCTTGAAGCGCTGCGCGCCGCCCTGTCGGGGCATCAGCCCGTCGCCCTCTTCCCAGAGGGGACCACCGGCGATGGACACTCGCTCCTGCCGTTCAAGCCGTCGCTGCTGTCGGTCCTGCTGCCTCCGCCCCGCGCGATGATGATCCAGCCGGTGCATATCGATTATGGCGCAGCCTGCGACGACATTGCCTGGCAGGGCGATGAAGCCGCCGGCGCCAATGCCCGGCGCGTGCTGGGCCGTCAGGGCGTGGTGAATGTCACGCTGCGCTTCCTGGAGCCGTTCGACCCCACCACCTGCGCTGATCGCAAGGCCATCGCCGCCATCGCGCACGAACGGATCGCGCAAAGCATGGCCAGGCACGATATCGCCACCCATCAGCGCCCTTCCGCTTCGGCGTTGCCCCCTGTATAG
- a CDS encoding Fur family transcriptional regulator yields MNRKIDVEALCHEKGLRITEQRRVIAQVLSDATDHPDVEELHKRAAAIDPGISIATVYRTVRLFEEAGILERHDFGDGRARYEAAPESHHDHLIDVETGNVIEFVDPELEQLQKLIAEKLGFRLVDHRMELYGVALDRKN; encoded by the coding sequence GACGTCGAAGCCCTCTGCCACGAGAAAGGGTTGCGCATTACCGAACAGCGCCGGGTGATCGCCCAGGTGTTGAGCGACGCTACTGACCATCCCGATGTTGAGGAATTGCACAAGCGCGCCGCCGCGATCGATCCCGGTATCTCGATCGCGACGGTCTACCGCACCGTGCGCCTGTTCGAGGAAGCGGGCATATTGGAACGCCATGATTTCGGCGACGGCCGCGCCCGTTACGAAGCAGCACCTGAGTCGCACCACGATCATCTGATCGATGTCGAGACGGGCAATGTGATCGAATTCGTTGATCCGGAACTGGAACAACTGCAAAAACTGATCGCCGAAAAGCTCGGTTTCCGCTTGGTCGACCATCGCATGGAACTTTACGGCGTCGCGCTCGACCGCAAGAACTGA